A part of Tigriopus californicus strain San Diego chromosome 10, Tcal_SD_v2.1, whole genome shotgun sequence genomic DNA contains:
- the LOC131888670 gene encoding prominin-like protein, with the protein MVRTVQRISARGLLSPGVIVLAAGLLLGCGSAQVVGDAGQFSPLTVESTTVGIRVLSQHKVIYSDPPVSRNYDSQSTFNPRGMKQVYALTHIFLDLIQRRDVLPDSLNASVLMDTPAEQVPVVLEEHWEEILLQYIGVVTTAVCGLLLALLIPLACLCTCCCRCAGKCGADNEHFDKKSDACKRFSLGVVVALFVITAMFGVVCAFVTNYYMYDGTRQLPKRVQMATQDTSQYLDNTGREINTLLVSNFAELEEVLNEILDESGPILKRSLAEVTEAVAIDDLTDIVSNLGNVKRYLRDIQEKTFILQDKVGQLKLGLDGTRTRLMRAMAQCSASRACEKFLSEYNITRDLAVATDFSSLPTNLPDLSLLMKDISDLMNNDIERKVRGGQQQLNKVKTDIERSIGDIRPRIKSEIRNMGKQLEDQAAEIQRILNEFDANVAAVTTDVPKIQPTVSEIGSYMFYIGLGMSLMVLLILVCYIFGLFYGFCGQRPGNVYGDECCNTGTGANWLVAAVYLTFLFSFVLLLVATAQFVLGSSVEKVVCQALHKPNESDMFDLVDQKFIQPMIKQHRPKSGDHDWNMTVHELITNCHKNKTIYELLQVQNVYNVEELRTWRDDYDIGSSVENLKAKIRLDDLKGIQILSPEAEKELQDLAESDISDLNFAQYTNLLREKITSIDLATFTARLRQMREGLSPNQGRLVGPAIENEALFLDQMQRVVMEMKLAMKDLVNSVEALEHEAQHAKPNLREALRGLIKQATQATQFLRTEGPELVIKLTDQYVNETIGLIDDYVERVVTRTQQDVGRCEPLSNSYNATVIAVCNEIVDPFNGLWASIGWCVMIFLPCIVLALNLVSLYRKSEPYPGPLVEVIPVEESSHVKKKKRGHRRNASEYLPDSAHYRAGYSYQNTSGSSENRFQDMAPRNSYDNPQPSTSGVNPGTSSSSSGPPRYSSNPSLIGNPPSEYERPPPYYFPGSAPIADAPPPLPAPNQSRN; encoded by the coding sequence atggtcAGAACTGTACAGAGAATCTCCGCCAGGGGCTTATTAAGCCCTGGTGTTATAGTGCTAGCCGCAGGCCTGCTGCTCGGCTGCGGGTCCGCTCAAGTGGTCGGGGATGCGGGTCAATTCTCACCGCTGACCGTCGAGAGCACGACGGTGGGTATTCGGGTGTTGAGTCAGCACAAAGTGATATACAGTGACCCGCCTGTGAGTCGGAACTACGACTCCCAGTCCACGTTCAATCCCCGGGGCATGAAGCAAGTGTACGCTTTGACCCACATTTTCCTTGATCTCATTCAGCGCCGAGATGTCTTGCCTGACTCGCTCAACGCCTCCGTACTAATGGACACGCCTGCTGAACAGGTGCCCGTGGTCTTAGAAGAACACTGGGAAGAGATCTTGCTCCAGTATATTGGCGTGGTGACCACCGCCGTGTGCGGACTACTCTTGGCTTTGCTCATCCCGTTGGCTTGTCTCTGCACGTGTTGTTGTCGATGTGCGGGCAAATGCGGCGCGGACAACGAGCATTTCGACAAGAAGAGCGATGCCTGCAAACGGTTTTCCTTAGGAGTGGTCGTGGCTCTCTTTGTGATCACTGCCATGTTTGGTGTGGTTTGCGCCTTTGTTACCAACTACTACATGTATGATGGCACCCGACAGCTCCCTAAGCGGGTCCAAATGGCCACCCAGGATACCAGCCAGTACTTGGATAACACTGGGCGTGAGATCAATACCCTACTGGTGTCCAACTTTGCCGAGCTCGAAGAGGTTTTGAACGAGATCCTTGATGAAAGCGGTCCCATTCTCAAGCGCAGTCTGGCCGAGGTGACTGAGGCCGTGGCCATTGATGATCTCACCGACATTGTATCGAACCTAGGCAATGTCAAACGCTACCTCCGCGATATCCAAGAGAAAACCTTCATCCTACAAGATAAGGTGGGACAACTGAAGTTGGGCTTGGACGGGACTCGAACCCGCCTCATGCGAGCCATGGCACAATGCAGCGCTAGTCGGGCTTGTGAAAAATTCCTCTCTGAATACAACATCACGCGAGACCTGGCCGTTGCCACGGATTTCAGCTCCCTGCCCACCAATCTCCCGGATCTGAGTTTGCTCATGAAGGACATCTCCGACCTCATGAATAACGACATCGAACGGAAAGTTCGCGGTGGACAACAGCAACTGAATAAGGTCAAGACTGATATTGAGCGCTCCATCGGGGATATCCGTCCTCGGATCAAGAGCGAAATTCGCAACATGGGCAAACAACTCGAAGATCAGGCGGCAGAGATTCAAAGAATTTTGAACGAGTTCGACGCCAATGTGGCTGCTGTCACCACTGACGTGCCCAAGATTCAACCGACTGTCAGCGAAATCGGAAGCTACATGTTCTACATTGGCTTGGGCATGAGCCTCATGGTGCTGCTCATCTTGGTGTGCTACATCTTCGGGCTCTTCTATGGCTTCTGCGGCCAACGTCCGGGTAACGTCTACGGTGACGAGTGCTGCAATACCGGTACGGGGGCCAATTGGCTCGTGGCTGCGGTGTACCtcacatttttgttctcgTTTGTGTTGCTTCTGGTGGCCACGGCCCAATTCGTTTTGGGCTCGTCCGTGGAAAAGGTGGTGTGTCAGGCCCTACACAAACCCAACGAGTCCGACATGTTCGACCTTGTGGACCAAAAATTTATCCAACCCATGATCAAACAACATCGACCAAAGTCAGGGGACCATGACTGGAACATGACCGTTCATGAGCTCATCACGAACTGCCATAAGAACAAGACCATTTATGAGCTCCTACAAGTTCAGAATGTGTACAACGTGGAGGAGCTCCGCACTTGGAGGGACGACTACGATATTGGGAGTTCCGTGGAAAACCTCAAGGCCAAGATTCGATTGGATGACCTGAAGGGCATCCAGATCCTCTCACCCGAGGCCGAGAAAGAATTACAGGATTTGGCCGAGTCGGATATCTCGGATTTGAACTTTGCGCAGTACACCAATCTTTTGCGGGAGAAGATCACCTCCATCGATCTCGCCACGTTCACTGCCAGACTTCGTCAGATGCGAGAAGGCCTGAGTCCCAACCAAGGCCGACTAGTTGGCCCAGCCATTGAGAACGAGGCCTTGTTCCTCGATCAGATGCAAAGGGTGgtcatggaaatgaagctGGCTATGAAAGATCTGGTCAATTCCGTTGAGGCCCTCGAACATGAGGCCCAACATGCCAAGCCAAATCTCAGAGAGGCCCTTCGAGGTCTTATCAAGCAGGCCACACAAGCCACTCAATTCTTGCGCACAGAAGGCCCTGAGTTGGTGATCAAACTCACGGATCAGTACGTCAACGAGACCATTGGCCTCATTGACGACTACGTGGAACGGGTTGTCACTCGCACTCAACAGGATGTCGGCCGATGTGAGCCCCTCTCCAACAGCTACAATGCCACCGTGATCGCCGTCTGCAACGAGATCGTGGACCCATTCAACGGCCTTTGGGCCAGCATCGGGTGGTGCGTCATGATTTTCTTGCCTTGCATTGTGCTAGCTCTGAATTTAGTCTCGCTCTACCGCAAATCCGAGCCCTACCCAGGACCATTGGTGGAGGTGATTCCGGTGGAGGAGTCGTCCCAcgtgaagaaaaagaagcggGGCCATCGCCGCAACGCGAGTGAATACCTACCAGATTCTGCTCACTATCGGGCTGGCTACTCCTATCAAAATACCAGCGGCTCCAGTGAGAATCGCTTCCAAGACATGGCCCCGAGGAATAGTTACGATAATCCACAACCTTCGACATCCGGGGTAAATCCCGGaacatcctcctcctcctcgggACCACCTCGATACTCGAGCAATCCGAGCTTGATTGGAAATCCTCCGAGTGAATACGAACGCCCACCGCCATACTACTTCCCGGGTTCGGCTCCGATTGCTGACGCACCTCCCCCACTTCCTGCTCCCAATCAATCTAGAAACTGA